A single genomic interval of Adhaeribacter pallidiroseus harbors:
- a CDS encoding bestrophin family protein, with translation MIIKEKRNWFRMLFVWHGSVLPEILPRLVALLLLSSFIVYFRGQFFAYKIPLNPTPFTLIGLALAIFLGFRNSASYDRFWEGHKLWGALLIDARSLTRQAITLTHLPAHSEPVHYFTRLLLAFTYALKHQLRYTDATPDLQRLLPPDLAQALQNVTFKPIRLLQEMGLWVQQLKQEGQIDSIIQAAIDQNLNQLSGIVGGCERIASTPIPYTYSVLLHRTVYIYSFLLPFGLVDSIGWMTPIMTVFVGYTFIALDAIVTEIEEPFGVEPNDLPLNTICQTIETSLLEMIGQEAPVYPKRKKPYFAD, from the coding sequence ATGATTATAAAAGAAAAAAGAAATTGGTTCCGGATGCTGTTTGTGTGGCATGGGTCGGTGCTGCCGGAAATTTTACCGCGCTTAGTGGCCTTGTTGCTGCTTTCCTCATTCATTGTGTATTTCCGGGGGCAGTTCTTCGCGTATAAAATTCCACTGAATCCCACGCCTTTTACTTTAATCGGTTTAGCCCTGGCTATTTTCTTAGGTTTCCGGAACAGCGCCAGCTATGATCGGTTCTGGGAAGGCCATAAACTCTGGGGCGCCTTGCTCATTGATGCCCGGTCGCTTACCCGGCAGGCTATTACCTTAACCCATTTACCCGCCCATTCCGAGCCGGTACACTATTTTACCCGTTTGCTCCTAGCTTTTACCTACGCCTTAAAACACCAGCTACGCTACACCGATGCTACCCCGGATTTGCAACGGCTGCTCCCACCCGACCTAGCCCAAGCTTTGCAAAATGTTACCTTTAAACCCATCCGGTTATTACAAGAAATGGGCTTGTGGGTACAGCAACTAAAACAAGAAGGCCAGATTGATTCCATTATCCAGGCTGCCATCGACCAAAACCTGAACCAACTATCCGGAATTGTGGGTGGTTGCGAACGGATTGCCAGCACCCCTATCCCCTACACCTACAGCGTGCTGCTGCACCGCACCGTGTACATTTATTCCTTTTTGCTGCCATTTGGTTTAGTAGATAGCATTGGTTGGATGACCCCGATAATGACCGTTTTTGTGGGTTATACGTTTATTGCCCTGGATGCCATTGTTACCGAAATTGAAGAACCTTTTGGCGTAGAGCCCAACGATTTGCCCCTGAATACCATTTGCCAAACCATAGAAACCTCGCTCCTGGAAATGATCGGTCAGGAAGCCCCGGTTTACCCAAAAAGGAAAAAGCCCTATTTTGCCGATTAG